A window from Alkalicoccobacillus plakortidis encodes these proteins:
- the nusB gene encoding transcription antitermination factor NusB, with product MNRRVARLRAAQALYQIDVIKTEPDLAMESVLDDEEQPNDFFHQLVYGTLEHKEELDGWISSNLQGYTIDRIGHVDRAIARMALFEMKYVEDIPVNVTFNEAIELAKAFGGEEAGRFMNGVLSNSVDMMNEESNN from the coding sequence ATGAATCGACGGGTAGCAAGACTTAGAGCGGCGCAAGCTCTTTACCAGATTGATGTAATAAAAACCGAACCAGATCTTGCGATGGAAAGTGTGTTGGATGACGAAGAACAACCAAACGATTTTTTCCATCAACTAGTTTACGGAACATTAGAGCATAAAGAAGAATTAGATGGGTGGATCTCAAGTAACTTACAAGGCTATACCATTGACCGTATTGGTCATGTTGATAGAGCGATTGCGAGAATGGCCTTGTTTGAGATGAAGTATGTTGAGGATATCCCTGTTAATGTAACATTTAATGAAGCAATTGAACTTGCTAAAGCATTTGGTGGAGAAGAAGCAGGACGTTTTATGAATGGGGTTCTGTCTAACTCTGTAGATATGATGAATGAAGAGTCAAACAATTAA
- a CDS encoding Asp23/Gls24 family envelope stress response protein codes for MEDNQILELEEQKSGLGKVEISPEVIEVIAGIAAQEVEGIATLRGSFATDVAERLGRKNHGKGVKVDLDESGIIVDVSVVIVYGASVPEVANLVQMNIKQTLLTMTAIQIEAINVHVVGVQFESTESANDE; via the coding sequence ATGGAGGATAATCAGATTTTGGAGCTAGAGGAACAAAAGTCGGGTTTAGGTAAGGTCGAGATATCACCTGAGGTTATAGAGGTTATAGCAGGAATTGCTGCACAAGAGGTAGAGGGCATTGCCACGTTACGTGGAAGTTTTGCTACCGATGTTGCAGAGCGTTTAGGACGCAAAAACCACGGAAAAGGCGTAAAAGTCGATTTAGACGAGAGTGGAATTATCGTCGATGTCTCGGTTGTCATTGTTTATGGAGCTTCTGTACCAGAGGTAGCCAATCTTGTTCAGATGAATATTAAACAAACGTTGCTAACAATGACCGCTATTCAAATTGAAGCCATTAATGTTCATGTTGTAGGTGTACAATTTGAATCAACAGAATCAGCAAATGACGAATAA